One genomic window of Deinococcus ruber includes the following:
- a CDS encoding VirB4 family type IV secretion system protein codes for MPYADVSNAVKVAAQMGNLTENLSYQGLEQGVVFTRDNTMSFGVSLDLVSTARATPDVRLGIRDRLLRAIQGSVPIGATVRLYLETHPCTAEALREHAPVKKDGSSVERLLQSNFAVLELLRQHHWVSETQAYLTVSMRIPGRSKNTPFSRKALSPLLEKAQSLQNRLSRQLTLGGMRARPMTQNEVWHRILNYFNPSMVSAHKPAYRSTLSEPDLAAIRLLRKLKKTPKAALPNVPSMRAQVACSDIDLDYDRCFMLGYNRVGIVSFLHPSGTTRYDASDRIIQALGGTHSTFVVEYQVVDAPAVRAEINESLDKQDTAASDPTMKAGRELGIRVAEGTAVVQQMEMGQVLTEMSMHAMIYARDQEELDRRCELVLDAFGQVGGSMPRMATSANGVVLFLENAPFSGKRSSYPVGAYYRNAVDCMPKVGPWAGTPGGVLPLRSRTGQVFSISPVGRGVKNAGVVVAGSSGNGKSVFISMLGAALVHARDAGLTVIDPKNDYEALFMALGAMSSIVTVAPGARLPDGRVLCINPFDLPVGMLQPDAEKQAFLLEFLRALRIHDLSSLRGRILQQAIKNFYLRFSRPVEVQGQEVNAYTQGFLSDFADILGRLNTVGDESILNNKLLAQEVRSMANELRAYCGNTPLGPLLDGVTTVDVNAKYLYLNISGMIEFPLLKEVGMLLTNELTWQRTIRTMTQGGTMVMVMEEAGVAKTLPGLVALTERMFKTGRSEGIIPILALQNVQDALAYAGVINNASTRVLFPSVEQERAQVAEVFGLNGSMQTLHASLTGEEGRYREALVLQGDGQEMNGDVGQLWLSREAYWMSTSVKSEADLRESVALELFGGDQARAALHLAQEERHAA; via the coding sequence ATGCCGTATGCCGATGTCAGTAATGCCGTGAAGGTGGCTGCCCAGATGGGCAACCTCACCGAAAACCTCTCGTATCAAGGCCTGGAACAGGGTGTGGTGTTCACCCGCGACAACACCATGAGTTTCGGGGTCTCGCTGGATCTGGTCTCCACTGCCCGTGCCACGCCAGATGTGCGGCTGGGGATTCGGGACCGCCTGCTGCGGGCCATTCAGGGCAGTGTGCCCATCGGCGCGACGGTGCGCCTGTATCTCGAAACGCATCCCTGCACCGCCGAGGCGCTGCGCGAACACGCCCCTGTGAAGAAGGACGGCAGCTCGGTCGAGCGGCTGCTGCAGTCGAATTTTGCCGTGCTGGAACTGCTCCGGCAACACCACTGGGTGAGTGAGACGCAGGCGTACCTCACGGTCAGCATGCGCATTCCGGGGCGCTCTAAGAACACCCCCTTTTCCCGCAAAGCGTTGTCTCCGTTGTTGGAGAAGGCGCAGTCGTTACAGAACCGCCTGAGTCGGCAGTTGACCCTCGGGGGGATGCGGGCCAGGCCGATGACGCAGAACGAGGTGTGGCACCGCATTCTAAACTACTTCAACCCCAGCATGGTCAGTGCCCACAAACCCGCGTACCGCAGCACCCTGAGTGAACCGGACCTGGCAGCAATCCGGCTGCTGCGCAAACTCAAAAAGACGCCGAAGGCGGCACTGCCGAACGTGCCGAGCATGCGGGCGCAGGTGGCGTGCAGCGACATCGATCTGGATTACGACCGCTGCTTCATGCTCGGCTACAACCGCGTGGGCATCGTCAGTTTCCTGCATCCCAGCGGCACGACGCGCTATGACGCCAGCGACCGCATCATTCAGGCGCTCGGGGGAACGCACAGCACCTTCGTGGTGGAGTACCAGGTCGTGGATGCGCCAGCCGTGCGGGCGGAGATCAACGAATCGTTGGATAAGCAGGACACCGCGGCGTCCGATCCCACTATGAAGGCCGGGCGGGAGCTGGGGATTCGCGTGGCGGAGGGCACGGCGGTGGTGCAGCAGATGGAGATGGGGCAGGTGCTGACCGAGATGAGCATGCACGCCATGATCTACGCGCGGGATCAGGAGGAACTCGACCGCCGCTGTGAGCTGGTGCTGGACGCCTTCGGGCAGGTGGGCGGGAGTATGCCGCGCATGGCGACCAGTGCCAATGGCGTGGTGCTCTTTCTGGAGAATGCGCCGTTTTCGGGGAAGCGCAGCAGCTATCCGGTGGGGGCGTACTACCGCAATGCGGTGGACTGCATGCCGAAAGTCGGCCCGTGGGCGGGCACACCCGGCGGGGTGTTGCCACTGCGGAGCCGAACCGGGCAGGTGTTCAGCATTTCTCCGGTTGGACGCGGGGTGAAGAATGCCGGGGTGGTGGTGGCCGGCTCGTCGGGCAACGGCAAGAGTGTGTTTATCTCCATGTTGGGTGCCGCGTTGGTGCACGCTCGGGACGCGGGGCTGACGGTAATCGATCCAAAGAATGACTACGAGGCGTTGTTTATGGCGCTGGGTGCCATGTCGAGCATTGTGACGGTCGCGCCGGGTGCACGACTGCCGGATGGCCGGGTGCTGTGCATCAACCCGTTCGATCTGCCAGTCGGGATGCTGCAACCGGACGCGGAGAAGCAGGCGTTCCTGCTGGAGTTCCTGCGGGCGCTGCGGATTCATGATCTGTCGTCCTTGCGGGGACGGATTCTGCAGCAGGCGATCAAGAACTTCTATCTGCGCTTCTCACGTCCGGTGGAGGTGCAGGGACAGGAGGTGAATGCGTACACGCAAGGCTTCCTGAGTGACTTCGCGGACATCCTGGGTCGTCTGAACACGGTGGGCGACGAGTCGATTTTGAACAACAAGCTGCTGGCACAGGAAGTGCGGAGCATGGCCAACGAGCTGCGGGCGTACTGCGGGAATACGCCGTTGGGGCCGCTGCTGGACGGCGTCACGACCGTGGACGTGAACGCGAAGTACCTATATCTGAACATCAGTGGGATGATCGAGTTTCCGCTGCTGAAGGAAGTGGGGATGCTGCTGACGAACGAACTCACGTGGCAGCGGACGATCCGCACGATGACGCAGGGCGGGACGATGGTGATGGTGATGGAAGAAGCGGGGGTGGCGAAGACCCTGCCGGGGTTGGTGGCGCTGACCGAGCGGATGTTCAAGACCGGGCGCAGCGAGGGCATCATTCCGATTCTGGCGCTGCAGAACGTGCAGGACGCACTCGCGTATGCAGGTGTGATCAACAACGCCAGCACGCGGGTGCTCTTCCCCAGCGTGGAGCAGGAGCGAGCGCAGGTGGCGGAGGTGTTCGGACTGAACGGCAGCATGCAGACGCTGCATGCGTCCCTGACCGGTGAGGAGGGGCGGTACCGCGAAGCGCTGGTGCTGCAGGGCGACGGGCAGGAGATGAACGGTGATGTCGGGCAGCTGTGGCTGTCCCGCGAGGCGTACTGGATGAGCACCAGTGTGAAGTCCGAGGCGGATCTGCGCGAGTCGGTGGCGCTGGAGTTGTTCGGCGGGGATCAAGCGCGGGCCGCGCTGCATCTGGCCCAGGAGGAACGACATGCGGCCTAA
- a CDS encoding type IV secretory system conjugative DNA transfer family protein, producing MSVATQPAAMPTRPAAMPASPVMIAFLMSTGIALSMLFMQISDVGPQAATLIAQHTGLARAHDLKPDAWASILLACSNDVKCSPWLHQYLAAGMAGYWFALLLPLIVTPLAAKFFPKPRKVAMKDPGMARWEIKARMTRFLTGNASDEDPFVAFMGYLKAGKDGGSFETKDLPPLWIPREMWCQNTLVWGGIGSGKTTAFFQPNIFLAAHLGLSCVVFDVKWPQKDSGFFETIGYWHALGRRVVLLTPFEAFGARVNMLRDVHSFSDALEKADEVYPPPEFQVERGQHYNDKKRFGIAAFIWLLRTELGDDATMRHVLDYAMMPEDRLMSWIEQARDEQAKSILLGYHDAGQTAFSETRNGIISALKIFFNASVVHATSGNREDTVDLEECFRQPTLIVVGINGENNLDGSGEVLFRLYKRLIDRAAMRVAREQGGKLWRHLAIFLDEKANIGRLNYMIRSMSLLRSFNISHHLGIQNEAQNELVDGELYWKAMSTNVIARTIMFPRGITGEDAIKISDTIGKTTASAVTVGGSRGLSPLGMEGSNQASASLTPLHLLSTEEFPDFSLGEAVVKMNGQHPIRVQLVPMNMPYVQGTGLKPKQHPNVLYQLYHETLQQCPGGLIKYTNQIIRDGLLVGSPKKVAATPKPVAVHPGMAAVSGPVAGVAAGAPRPSDPAVPVAAPGATISAQPGAAVPHTPPVTAPKVVVAPVSSNANLSVDDAYRWVQACMDAFVEITLLQPDQTVSVRVDKLDPAAVNSEAAVSRLFIGGLVELNRTRMDAHLSSRAQKALPSALLDALVEYVDARPTYAWLQVNAAAVDGTPEREQHVQQCEAQASEPLKAVAQLEGGFLLCPRMVTREMFRASGTLRFAQRRVGTRDLDLIPVSSWADTAQAVRAARATPEEIVSGQSKPDGRRSRKKNTEALINAVLVTQEPLLLPQSPAAPESP from the coding sequence ATGAGTGTCGCGACGCAGCCAGCGGCGATGCCGACCCGGCCAGCGGCGATGCCCGCCAGTCCGGTGATGATCGCCTTTTTGATGAGCACGGGGATCGCGCTGTCGATGCTGTTCATGCAGATCAGTGACGTCGGCCCACAGGCGGCGACGCTGATCGCTCAGCATACCGGCCTCGCCCGGGCACATGACCTCAAACCGGACGCCTGGGCGTCCATTCTCCTGGCATGCAGTAACGATGTGAAGTGCAGTCCGTGGCTGCATCAGTACCTCGCTGCCGGGATGGCCGGGTACTGGTTCGCGCTGCTGTTGCCCCTCATCGTCACGCCGCTCGCCGCCAAGTTCTTTCCCAAACCAAGAAAAGTCGCGATGAAGGACCCAGGGATGGCCCGCTGGGAGATCAAGGCCCGCATGACCCGCTTTCTGACGGGGAACGCCAGCGACGAAGATCCGTTTGTGGCGTTCATGGGCTACCTGAAAGCGGGGAAGGACGGCGGGAGTTTCGAGACGAAGGATCTGCCGCCGCTGTGGATTCCGCGTGAAATGTGGTGTCAGAATACCTTGGTCTGGGGCGGGATCGGCAGTGGCAAAACCACTGCGTTCTTTCAGCCGAACATCTTCCTGGCCGCGCATCTGGGACTGAGTTGCGTGGTGTTCGACGTGAAGTGGCCGCAGAAGGACAGTGGGTTCTTTGAGACCATCGGATACTGGCATGCGCTGGGCCGCCGGGTGGTGTTGCTGACCCCCTTCGAGGCGTTTGGCGCACGGGTGAACATGCTGCGGGACGTCCACAGTTTCAGCGACGCGCTGGAGAAGGCAGACGAGGTGTATCCGCCGCCGGAATTTCAGGTGGAGCGCGGGCAGCACTACAACGATAAGAAGCGCTTCGGCATCGCAGCCTTCATCTGGCTGCTGCGTACCGAATTAGGGGATGACGCCACCATGCGGCACGTGCTGGACTACGCGATGATGCCCGAAGACCGGCTGATGAGCTGGATTGAGCAAGCGCGGGACGAGCAGGCCAAGTCGATCCTGCTGGGCTACCATGACGCCGGACAGACAGCCTTCTCCGAAACGCGCAACGGCATCATTTCGGCCCTGAAGATCTTCTTCAACGCTTCGGTCGTACACGCCACCAGCGGGAATCGCGAAGACACTGTGGACCTGGAGGAATGCTTCCGGCAGCCGACGCTGATCGTGGTGGGGATCAACGGGGAGAACAACCTGGACGGCAGCGGCGAGGTGCTGTTTCGGCTCTACAAGCGGCTGATCGACCGGGCGGCCATGCGGGTGGCCAGAGAGCAGGGCGGGAAGCTCTGGCGGCATCTGGCGATCTTTCTGGACGAGAAGGCCAATATTGGGCGACTGAACTACATGATTCGTTCGATGTCGCTGCTGCGGAGCTTTAACATCTCGCACCATCTGGGGATTCAGAACGAAGCGCAGAACGAACTGGTGGATGGGGAGCTGTACTGGAAGGCGATGTCGACCAACGTGATTGCCCGGACGATCATGTTCCCGAGAGGCATCACGGGCGAGGACGCCATCAAGATTTCGGACACCATCGGGAAGACCACGGCCTCGGCAGTCACGGTTGGGGGGAGCCGGGGGCTGTCCCCATTGGGGATGGAAGGGAGCAACCAAGCGAGCGCGAGTCTGACACCGCTGCATCTGTTGTCGACGGAGGAGTTTCCGGACTTCAGTCTGGGGGAAGCAGTGGTGAAGATGAACGGGCAGCATCCAATTCGGGTGCAGCTGGTGCCGATGAACATGCCGTATGTGCAGGGAACGGGCCTGAAGCCCAAGCAACATCCGAATGTGCTGTACCAGCTGTACCATGAAACGCTGCAGCAGTGTCCTGGTGGGCTGATCAAGTACACGAACCAGATCATCCGCGACGGCCTGCTGGTGGGGAGTCCGAAGAAGGTCGCAGCCACCCCGAAGCCTGTGGCGGTGCACCCTGGGATGGCAGCCGTGAGTGGTCCAGTGGCGGGCGTGGCAGCCGGTGCGCCACGCCCAAGTGATCCGGCGGTGCCTGTTGCCGCACCTGGAGCAACGATTTCTGCTCAGCCGGGAGCGGCGGTCCCCCACACGCCTCCGGTGACGGCCCCCAAGGTGGTGGTGGCGCCGGTCAGCTCGAACGCCAATCTGAGTGTGGACGACGCCTACAGGTGGGTGCAGGCGTGTATGGACGCCTTCGTGGAGATCACGCTGTTGCAGCCGGATCAGACGGTGAGTGTGCGGGTGGATAAGCTCGATCCGGCGGCTGTGAACAGCGAAGCGGCGGTGTCGCGGCTGTTTATTGGCGGGCTGGTGGAGCTGAATCGCACGCGGATGGACGCGCATCTGTCGTCCCGCGCACAGAAAGCGCTGCCGTCCGCGTTGCTGGACGCGTTGGTGGAGTATGTGGATGCTCGGCCGACGTATGCGTGGTTGCAGGTGAATGCGGCAGCGGTCGACGGAACGCCAGAGCGAGAGCAGCATGTGCAGCAGTGTGAAGCGCAGGCGAGCGAGCCGCTCAAAGCGGTCGCGCAACTCGAAGGTGGGTTTCTGCTGTGTCCAAGGATGGTGACGCGGGAGATGTTCCGGGCGTCTGGGACGCTGCGGTTTGCCCAGCGCCGGGTGGGCACGCGGGATCTGGATTTGATTCCGGTGAGCAGCTGGGCAGACACCGCGCAGGCCGTGCGGGCCGCACGGGCAACGCCAGAAGAAATCGTGTCAGGGCAATCGAAGCCGGATGGTCGGCGCAGTCGCAAGAAGAACACCGAGGCGCTGATCAACGCGGTGTTAGTGACGCAGGAGCCGTTGTTACTGCCTCAGTCGCCCGCCGCACCGGAATCACCATGA
- a CDS encoding response regulator, with amino-acid sequence MTAPGIELLVVEDSEPDTVLIQEALEEALTAAGLSFRLHLVRDGLEALAFLRQQPPFEDVVLPDMILMDINMPRKNGLDVLHEIKTDVGLTHIPVVMLTTSAADTDVALAYQWQASSYLVKPTGYDQFIDAIQALEAFWMGAARFPPRV; translated from the coding sequence ATGACTGCACCGGGCATTGAGCTGTTAGTGGTGGAAGATAGCGAACCCGACACCGTGCTGATCCAGGAAGCGCTGGAAGAAGCCCTCACTGCCGCTGGGCTTTCCTTCCGCCTCCATCTGGTCCGGGATGGCCTCGAAGCCCTCGCCTTCCTGCGTCAACAGCCGCCGTTTGAAGACGTGGTCCTGCCGGACATGATTCTGATGGACATCAATATGCCGAGAAAGAATGGGCTGGACGTGTTGCATGAAATCAAAACGGACGTGGGACTGACCCACATTCCGGTGGTGATGCTCACCACCTCCGCCGCCGACACAGATGTCGCGTTGGCCTACCAGTGGCAGGCCAGCAGCTACCTCGTGAAGCCCACCGGGTACGATCAATTCATCGACGCGATCCAGGCGCTGGAAGCGTTCTGGATGGGTGCCGCGCGATTCCCACCTCGCGTCTGA
- a CDS encoding lytic transglycosylase domain-containing protein produces the protein MRRINRSLALLLLSTGTALGCGYVPEPLLKITHAAEVAYGLPQDLLTSLVWAESRYCPTRVSSAGAQGLGQLMPGTARDMGVTQVFDPVQNIYGAARYLRLQWETFHDWTWALYAYHDGPKNARAGVISSAGQAYSVFVLGTYDAIRRQGGLQLAASR, from the coding sequence ATGCGCCGTATCAATCGGTCTCTGGCGCTGCTTCTGTTGAGTACCGGAACAGCACTGGGGTGTGGGTATGTGCCGGAACCGCTGCTGAAGATCACCCACGCGGCGGAAGTCGCGTATGGGTTACCGCAGGATCTGCTGACGTCGCTGGTGTGGGCCGAGTCTCGGTACTGCCCGACCCGCGTGTCGAGTGCTGGGGCACAGGGGCTGGGCCAGTTGATGCCCGGCACCGCGCGGGACATGGGCGTGACGCAGGTGTTCGATCCGGTGCAGAACATCTACGGCGCTGCGCGGTACCTGCGCCTTCAGTGGGAAACGTTCCATGATTGGACGTGGGCGCTGTACGCCTATCACGACGGGCCGAAGAACGCCCGAGCGGGTGTGATCAGTTCTGCGGGGCAGGCGTACAGCGTGTTTGTGTTGGGGACGTATGACGCGATCCGGCGACAGGGCGGCTTGCAACTGGCGGCCAGTCGATGA
- a CDS encoding AAA family ATPase: protein MTTPTIIPGIAQVTEHRRLPVQPVFDRSREEEFTALLEKLPGKVQVLVEDRIREVEEIKMQAFGPVEVLYRHAHVIYPVSLDMDEMAMLDGIGVWRADGRLGLEGTLHRFGRMDTMQQTSLVTVRVAKAFEGLAEPLRPWLEAAQNGLIILGLPGAGKTALLRDCLRILGERFAGRLFVNDSSNEILGDGFRPHPVTGLLSRVPIGDPALQLSKLNQTVKNFQPRWMAVDEVSAPDDARAIAYAHSRGARAVMTWHAGSLKSAFDEQEEKTLWPLIRRNAKGLTGPPVASLGILVRGRGEYVVFENLEESFAAVAQGQLPHGVQVSVAQAGRWQHREQALTG, encoded by the coding sequence ATGACAACGCCGACCATCATTCCTGGTATTGCACAGGTGACCGAGCATCGCCGTCTGCCAGTGCAGCCGGTGTTTGATCGGAGCCGGGAGGAAGAATTCACGGCGCTGCTGGAGAAGTTGCCGGGGAAGGTGCAGGTGCTGGTGGAAGACCGCATCCGGGAAGTGGAAGAGATCAAGATGCAGGCGTTCGGTCCAGTGGAGGTGCTGTATCGCCACGCGCATGTGATCTATCCGGTGTCGCTGGATATGGACGAGATGGCGATGCTGGACGGCATCGGGGTGTGGCGTGCGGACGGGCGGTTGGGATTGGAGGGCACACTGCACCGCTTCGGGCGGATGGACACCATGCAGCAGACGAGTCTGGTGACGGTGCGGGTGGCCAAAGCGTTCGAGGGGTTGGCGGAACCGCTGCGTCCGTGGTTGGAGGCGGCGCAGAATGGCTTGATCATTCTGGGGTTGCCGGGGGCGGGCAAGACGGCGCTGCTGCGGGACTGTCTGCGGATTCTGGGCGAGCGGTTCGCGGGGCGGTTGTTCGTGAACGATTCGTCGAACGAGATTCTGGGCGATGGATTCCGGCCGCATCCGGTGACGGGGTTGCTGAGTCGGGTGCCGATTGGGGATCCGGCGCTCCAGTTGTCGAAGTTGAATCAGACGGTGAAGAACTTCCAACCGCGGTGGATGGCGGTTGATGAGGTGAGTGCGCCGGATGATGCGAGGGCGATTGCGTATGCACATTCGCGAGGCGCGCGGGCGGTGATGACGTGGCACGCGGGCAGTTTGAAGAGTGCGTTTGACGAGCAGGAAGAAAAAACCTTATGGCCCCTGATCCGCCGGAATGCCAAAGGCCTGACCGGCCCCCCCGTGGCGTCGCTCGGCATTCTGGTTCGGGGACGCGGCGAGTATGTGGTGTTCGAGAATCTGGAGGAGAGTTTCGCGGCGGTCGCGCAGGGCCAGTTACCTCATGGTGTGCAGGTGAGTGTGGCGCAGGCGGGTCGGTGGCAGCACCGCGAACAAGCCCTCACGGGTTGA
- a CDS encoding VOC family protein — protein MTQSPAPTTLSNLNLLVTNVEVSQRFYEQALGLTLDVRRSAPPAMLILQTASGCSLSLKDAQTEAAEKRAGPGDIELGFETQDLDTVHAALQTFGVMVTEIQEQGFGRTFDARDPDGHHLVIYTLHPENRP, from the coding sequence ATGACCCAATCCCCTGCACCCACCACCCTGAGCAATCTCAACCTCCTGGTCACCAATGTTGAAGTGTCGCAGCGCTTCTACGAACAGGCGCTCGGATTGACCCTTGACGTTCGGCGGTCCGCGCCGCCGGCCATGTTGATCCTGCAAACAGCCAGCGGGTGTTCGCTCAGCCTCAAAGATGCACAGACAGAAGCGGCGGAGAAGCGCGCCGGACCGGGCGACATCGAACTGGGATTTGAAACGCAAGATCTGGACACAGTGCATGCCGCGCTTCAGACCTTCGGGGTGATGGTCACGGAGATTCAGGAGCAGGGCTTCGGGCGCACCTTCGACGCGCGTGATCCGGATGGACACCATCTGGTGATCTACACCTTGCATCCAGAAAATCGCCCTTGA
- a CDS encoding helix-turn-helix domain-containing protein — MQTLLATPNLERRPALRSVFAALDTGDLSGATEAVTVWFVQAEDARRPTRFTAAVDQLLCTPQRVPLAMLEDLTGRSERWLERQCRAQLGCTFQSLQRLLRIERTLLTLHAHPQPDFATIAYALGFADQAHLSREVRRFTGCTPTHLWQQLHTLPENFKTPSTASAKLMP; from the coding sequence GTGCAGACGCTCCTTGCGACGCCGAATCTTGAACGACGCCCAGCGTTGCGTTCGGTCTTCGCCGCACTCGACACGGGCGACCTCTCCGGCGCGACTGAAGCGGTCACGGTTTGGTTCGTTCAGGCAGAGGATGCCCGGAGGCCTACCCGCTTCACCGCTGCCGTCGATCAGCTGCTCTGCACACCACAGCGGGTGCCACTGGCGATGCTCGAAGACCTGACCGGTCGATCCGAGCGTTGGCTCGAACGTCAGTGCCGTGCGCAACTCGGCTGCACCTTCCAATCCCTGCAGCGCCTCCTCCGCATTGAACGCACCCTGCTCACCTTGCACGCTCACCCACAGCCGGACTTCGCGACCATCGCCTATGCGCTCGGCTTTGCCGATCAGGCCCACCTGTCTCGGGAGGTCCGCCGCTTCACTGGATGCACGCCGACACACCTCTGGCAACAGCTCCATACCCTGCCGGAAAACTTCAAGACACCAAGCACCGCGTCTGCCAAGCTGATGCCATGA
- a CDS encoding NADAR family protein: MWPAPPGPVTRMEITRFDGEFRWLSNFFPAPIRMSGLIFPCVENAYQAAKTLDHAARLPFVTLTPGAAKRAGRTLVLRPDWDSLRFEILLAMLRRKFRAGSLLADQVLATGTCQLIEGNTWGDRVYGVDLRTGIGENHLLIPA, translated from the coding sequence GTGTGGCCCGCGCCGCCGGGCCCGGTCACGCGGATGGAGATCACGCGCTTCGACGGCGAGTTCCGTTGGTTGTCGAATTTCTTTCCGGCCCCGATCCGCATGTCAGGCCTGATCTTCCCCTGTGTCGAGAATGCGTATCAGGCCGCAAAGACCCTAGATCATGCGGCTCGGCTTCCGTTCGTGACGCTGACGCCCGGTGCCGCGAAACGGGCGGGCCGTACGTTGGTGCTGCGCCCGGACTGGGACAGTCTGCGCTTCGAAATCCTGCTCGCGATGCTGCGGCGGAAGTTTCGCGCTGGCAGTTTGCTGGCTGATCAGGTACTGGCCACCGGGACGTGTCAGCTGATCGAGGGCAACACCTGGGGCGACCGGGTGTATGGTGTTGATCTGCGAACCGGGATTGGGGAGAACCACTTATTGATACCTGCATAA